One genomic region from Sulfurimonas sp. encodes:
- a CDS encoding YdcF family protein, translating to MNEFGFFIKKWVSFFVEPYGMILLLFIFWYLFLKMKKKKLSTASLYLAFTLMFLFSYPPSSNFLITNLEDMQTKYDYKQEAKYIHVLGSGHNTDASQPLSSQVRATGLTRVVEGVVIYNHLKGSKLIFTGYAGKTDISNAQMHAKMAIELGVKAEDIIVGKEPKDTKEEALFSKKIVKDSSLILVTSASHMPRAVRLFSSYGLNVISASTDFQKRDDISLFMLPSIDSFENSQRAMHEYYGILWSKLRSK from the coding sequence ATGAATGAATTTGGATTTTTTATAAAAAAGTGGGTTTCTTTTTTTGTTGAGCCTTATGGCATGATTCTTTTACTATTTATCTTTTGGTACTTATTTTTAAAAATGAAGAAAAAAAAGCTCTCAACGGCTTCACTTTATCTTGCTTTTACTCTTATGTTCTTGTTCTCTTATCCTCCATCTTCAAACTTTTTAATCACAAACTTAGAAGATATGCAAACAAAATATGACTATAAACAAGAGGCTAAATATATTCATGTTTTAGGAAGTGGACATAACACAGATGCTTCTCAGCCTCTCTCTTCACAAGTAAGAGCTACAGGCTTAACAAGAGTAGTGGAAGGTGTTGTAATTTATAATCATTTAAAAGGCTCAAAACTTATCTTTACGGGTTATGCTGGAAAAACGGATATTTCAAATGCACAGATGCATGCAAAAATGGCGATAGAACTTGGTGTAAAAGCAGAAGATATTATCGTGGGCAAAGAGCCAAAAGACACAAAAGAAGAAGCACTTTTTAGTAAAAAAATAGTGAAAGATTCTTCTCTTATTTTGGTTACATCTGCGAGTCATATGCCCAGAGCTGTAAGATTATTTTCAAGTTATGGACTTAATGTCATTTCAGCATCTACGGATTTTCAAAAAAGAGATGATATTAGTCTTTTTATGCTTCCAAGTATTGATTCTTTTGAAAACTCTCAAAGGGCTATGCACGAATATTATGGTATTTTATGGAGTAAATTAAGAAGTAAATAG
- a CDS encoding LTA synthase family protein, whose translation MFLKLPKLLRFLLIFIPSLTFLYVFMRVVFYMVFSDPSSPLIFSDYAQAMWLGFRFDLRMVILMTLPLFLFGGIKWFSPFKSSFFKYFWLLYLSLVFAFYFMFYTIDFGHFAYLHTRVDFTAIRFLENFDISTQMVWESYPVIWISLGVLLANFIFIFLTYRLILDIQEQKDVKVSISQGIMFGFVAFLILLVGGYSKFSQYPLRWSEAAFSKHAFATQLTYNPVHYFFDTWKNGRVSYDKKEVQKYYSLIADFLGVIDKDEEKLNFKREITPKHIVGKKPNIVIVILESFASYKSNLSGNPLNPSPYMNDLAKNGYFFKNYFTPSTGTARSIYTTVISLPDVELKGTSSRNPLIVDQHSIAQDFKGYEKSYFIGGSASWGNIRGMLTQSMTNLKLYEEGDYSSPRNDVWGISDIDLFREANKALSKEKEPFFSVIQTSGNHRPYTIPDDSYGFKVRTDISEDEVVKYGFQSVKEYNSFRFMDYSVGHFIQLARKSAYYKNTIFIFWGDHGIDGRTGEHTFVGESSSNLGLGSHRVPFVIYSPLIKEPKIYDTVLSEIDALPTIASMANISYTATTLGRDAFDEEFDNSRYAFTIQHSSNPTIGLVGEKYYFRTKADGTNEALFDIYSDSPLEDHSSQNEKLLKKMKDLTFGIYETAKYIPYFNKQADVKK comes from the coding sequence ATGTTTTTAAAACTTCCAAAACTATTAAGATTTTTGCTTATTTTTATACCTTCTTTGACATTCCTTTATGTTTTTATGCGAGTTGTTTTTTATATGGTTTTTTCTGACCCATCTTCTCCACTTATCTTTAGTGATTATGCTCAAGCTATGTGGCTTGGGTTTAGATTTGACTTAAGAATGGTTATTTTAATGACTTTACCACTCTTTTTATTTGGTGGTATTAAGTGGTTTAGTCCATTTAAGAGTAGCTTTTTTAAATATTTTTGGCTTCTTTATCTAAGTTTAGTATTTGCTTTTTACTTTATGTTTTATACTATTGACTTTGGTCACTTCGCTTATCTTCACACCAGAGTTGATTTTACAGCTATAAGATTTTTGGAAAATTTTGATATTTCTACTCAAATGGTTTGGGAGAGTTACCCTGTTATCTGGATATCTTTAGGTGTACTTTTGGCAAATTTTATTTTTATATTTTTAACATATAGATTGATTCTTGATATCCAAGAGCAAAAAGATGTTAAAGTATCTATTAGCCAAGGTATTATGTTTGGATTTGTAGCATTTTTGATTCTTCTTGTTGGCGGATATAGCAAGTTTTCTCAGTATCCACTTAGATGGAGTGAAGCGGCTTTTTCCAAACACGCTTTTGCTACTCAACTCACTTATAACCCTGTGCATTATTTTTTTGATACTTGGAAAAATGGAAGAGTATCTTATGATAAAAAAGAAGTTCAAAAATACTACTCTTTGATAGCTGATTTTTTAGGTGTTATAGATAAAGATGAAGAAAAGTTAAACTTTAAAAGAGAGATAACTCCAAAACACATAGTAGGTAAAAAACCAAATATTGTTATAGTTATTTTAGAATCTTTCGCTTCATATAAGTCTAATCTATCTGGCAATCCATTAAACCCATCTCCATATATGAATGATTTAGCTAAAAATGGTTACTTCTTTAAAAACTATTTTACTCCATCAACTGGAACTGCTCGTTCAATTTACACAACTGTAATAAGCCTTCCAGATGTAGAACTAAAGGGTACTTCTTCACGAAATCCTCTTATAGTTGACCAACATAGTATTGCTCAAGATTTCAAAGGTTATGAGAAGTCTTACTTCATAGGTGGTTCTGCTTCATGGGGAAATATTCGTGGTATGCTAACTCAGTCTATGACAAACCTAAAATTATATGAAGAGGGAGATTACTCATCACCTCGTAATGATGTTTGGGGTATTTCAGATATAGACCTTTTTCGTGAAGCAAACAAAGCACTTTCAAAAGAAAAAGAGCCATTTTTTAGCGTGATACAAACTTCAGGAAATCATAGACCATACACTATTCCAGATGATAGTTATGGTTTTAAAGTTAGAACTGACATAAGTGAAGATGAAGTTGTAAAGTATGGCTTTCAGTCTGTAAAAGAGTACAACTCGTTTAGATTTATGGACTACTCAGTTGGTCATTTTATCCAACTTGCAAGAAAAAGTGCGTACTACAAAAATACTATCTTTATCTTTTGGGGAGATCACGGCATCGATGGAAGAACTGGTGAGCATACATTTGTTGGAGAAAGTAGCTCAAACTTAGGTTTAGGCTCACATAGAGTCCCTTTTGTAATCTACTCACCACTTATAAAAGAGCCAAAAATATATGACACAGTTTTAAGTGAAATAGATGCTCTACCGACAATAGCATCTATGGCAAATATCTCATATACTGCGACAACTCTAGGTCGAGATGCTTTTGATGAAGAGTTTGATAATAGTAGATATGCTTTTACAATCCAGCATAGTTCAAACCCTACTATTGGTCTAGTTGGAGAAAAATACTACTTCAGAACTAAGGCAGACGGAACAAATGAGGCTCTTTTTGATATATATAGTGATTCCCCACTTGAAGATCATTCAAGTCAAAATGAAAAGTTACTAAAAAAGATGAAGGATTTAACCTTTGGCATCTATGAAACTGCTAAGTATATTCCTTATTTTAATAAACAAGCAGATGTTAAAAAGTAG
- the truA gene encoding tRNA pseudouridine(38-40) synthase TruA, which produces MRCALILSYDGTHFLGSQTQKSSNNTILGNLQKVLSTLSIDSKIIASGRTDKGVHATGQVCHIDLPEFWTDIKKLKKVLNEMLPSSIKVKNIKKVEAKFHARYSAKKRVYRYIIKESKSNPFEANYVTFLDSVDFEAIQKNIKLFIGEHNFSNFKKTGSDTKSNIRVIFSASAYKHKKYIVLNFEANGFLRSQIRLMVGALLKLDASEIISQLNCEKNFKIRPAPCNGLYLSKIKY; this is translated from the coding sequence ATGCGTTGTGCTTTAATCTTGTCCTATGATGGTACTCACTTTTTAGGCTCACAGACTCAAAAAAGCTCAAACAACACAATACTTGGTAATTTACAAAAAGTCCTCTCTACTCTTAGCATAGACTCTAAAATCATAGCATCTGGAAGAACAGACAAAGGTGTTCATGCTACAGGTCAAGTTTGTCATATTGATTTACCTGAATTTTGGACAGATATTAAAAAGCTAAAAAAAGTTTTAAATGAGATGCTACCTTCTAGCATAAAAGTAAAAAATATTAAAAAAGTAGAAGCAAAATTTCATGCAAGATATAGTGCTAAAAAAAGAGTTTATCGCTACATCATAAAAGAGTCAAAAAGTAATCCTTTTGAAGCAAATTATGTGACATTTTTAGACTCTGTAGATTTTGAAGCAATACAAAAAAATATAAAACTTTTTATAGGTGAACATAATTTTTCAAACTTTAAAAAAACAGGAAGTGATACAAAAAGCAATATAAGAGTAATTTTCAGTGCATCTGCATACAAACATAAGAAATATATTGTCTTAAATTTTGAAGCTAATGGATTTTTAAGAAGTCAAATTCGCTTAATGGTTGGAGCGTTATTAAAGCTAGATGCATCTGAAATAATCTCGCAACTAAACTGTGAGAAAAATTTTAAGATAAGACCCGCACCATGTAACGGACTTTACCTCTCTAAAATAAAATATTAA